From Deinococcus multiflagellatus, a single genomic window includes:
- a CDS encoding M23 family metallopeptidase, which yields MRIHMFGAALMAAVLISLGSAASITVKAGDTLSSLAARHGTTVTALLQINPSVRANQLRVGQKLTLPTRPASTPGVTVRAASVRVSAVPPVQGRLTTPFNAQHGGLDLAAPTGTPIRATMAGTVKSAVFDARNGWGWTIVLEHAGGLTTRYSHNSVNLVRTGQQVVTGQVIARVGSTGNSTGPHLDFRVYQAGIPVNPYGLF from the coding sequence ATGCGGATTCACATGTTTGGCGCGGCGCTCATGGCGGCGGTCTTGATCTCTCTGGGCTCGGCCGCCAGCATCACCGTCAAAGCGGGCGACACCCTGTCCAGCCTTGCGGCGCGCCATGGCACCACGGTCACGGCCCTGCTCCAGATCAATCCAAGTGTGCGTGCCAACCAGCTCCGGGTCGGTCAGAAGCTGACGCTGCCCACCCGGCCGGCCTCAACTCCTGGGGTGACCGTCCGCGCCGCCTCGGTGCGCGTCAGCGCGGTGCCGCCCGTTCAGGGCCGTCTGACCACGCCTTTTAATGCCCAGCATGGGGGGCTGGACCTGGCCGCCCCCACCGGTACGCCCATCCGCGCGACCATGGCCGGCACCGTCAAGAGCGCGGTCTTTGATGCGCGCAACGGGTGGGGCTGGACCATCGTGCTGGAGCATGCGGGCGGCCTGACCACCCGGTACAGCCACAACAGCGTCAATCTGGTGCGTACGGGCCAGCAGGTGGTCACGGGACAGGTCATCGCGCGTGTGGGCAGCACGGGCAACAGCACCGGGCCCCATCTCGATTTCCGCGTCTATCAGGCAGGCATTCCCGTGAACCCGTACGGTCTCTTTTAA